The DNA region AACTATGCAACCATAGAGGTTCTAGGAGATGGTAACGAAGCTATCGTAGATCAAGATGGTTCGTATGACATTACAGAGGTCTACCAGTCAGGCGATGGAAACTTTGCCGATACAGAGCAGTGGAACAGTAATGATTCTGGAGAGATTTACGTTGATCAATATGGTGACGACAACGAAGCTTGGGTTTTTCAAGATGGTGATCAGTCATATAGCCACACAGAACAAAGTGGAGATGATAATTATGCCAATGTAAGCCAAGAAGGTGAGTTTGCTTACAGTGATTTACATCAAGATGGTGATGATAACGAGGCTACGGTTGATCAAGCTGGTTATGCTAACGACAGTTATATAGACCAAGATGGTAATGATAATGACGCAACGGTTATGCAACTTTCTGGTGAATACAATTATAGTGAAATAGAGCAAGATGGCGACGACAATAGTGCCATAGTTAATCAAAGCGGGGAGGATAATTATAGTTATATAGACCAAGATGGTAATGATAACATAGCAATGGTAACACAAAGTGGAGAGGATAACGATAGTGATATTTACCAAGATGGAGATGGCAATGATGCTACAGTAGCACAAGGTGATGAAGATAATTATAGTTACATAGATCAGTCAGGTAACGATAACTCAGCAGCAGTTACACAACTTATAGGCGATGATAACCATAGCGATATTTACCAAGATGGCGATGACAATGATGCTACGGTAACACAAAGCGGGTATGATAACTATAGTTACATTGACCAATATGGGAATGGTAATGTTGCTAGTGCCACACAAACAGGTAATGATAACTACAGTGAAATTGAGCAGGGGGCGGATGATGGTTCTGTAATTGTTAGCCAAACAGGTAATGATCATTATAGCTATTTTGGTCAGTTTGGTGGCACCGATAATACAGCCACAGTAACCCAAACCGGTAATAACCAGTCCAGCAGTTTTATTCAGAATGGGTCAGGCAATCATATTGATATCATCCAAAACTAATATGATAGAATACTAATAAAATGGGATGGTGAAATTGTTCATCATCCCTTTTATCAGAAGGTATTTCACAGTAAGAACCTACAAAGAAATACAATCAGAATAATCTAGATAAATAGGGACGGGTTATTAAGAGCGGATCATTTAATCACTAAAAAGTTTCCCTTATTTTAAAATCTAAATAATAAATACAATGATGTACTTAGAAATATTTCTAAAAAAAATTATTCCGTACGCCTTTATTCTATTAGGCTTTGTTTACATAAGTGCACAAGATGTAGGTGAAGAGGCAGTACTTTCCGCTAAAACAATATTGGAACAGAATAATTTGAGTATAAGGGCCAATCAAGATATACCTGTGCATTCTTCTACTGATTCTGCTTATATCTATCAAATAGGAGCCAATAATGAAAGTTCAATAAGAGTAAGTGGAGCAGATAGCAATGTCAACTTACTTCAAAATGGAAACTTCAATAAGGCCGGTATTCAGTTGTCATCAAGAAGCCTAGATTATAATATGGTCCAGAACGGAGACGGAAATATTTTATTAGACTATGGAAATGGACCACACTTAAATCTACAACGAACAATTTTTCAGAATGGGGATAATCAAAATGTTGTCATTTTTGGAAGCAACTCATTAACCAAGAATATGGTATTGAATGTACAGGGTAATTCGGAAATGGTTACCGTTAGAAATTTTAATTAACCTGAACGCCGTTAAAATGAAATATTTTCTATGCATCCTTACGATAACGATTTTTTTTCCAGTGCCGGCTATAGGGCAAACTTATAATAAGGAAGTCGAAGCTAAGATTAAACTGAATGTCCAAGAAGACAAGGTGGTTATTATTACTGGTACTGCTTATAATATTACAGAAACCAACAAAAGTCTTCGCTATGTACTTTCGGTTATAAAATCAGGTGTCAATGGAAATAATACTAAAAATGACCAGCAGGGAAGGCTGGTTTTACAGCCTGGCGAAAAGAAAGAATTGTCAACTACAACGGTTAATATTATTGAAGATGATAGAACAATAATCTTACTTCTAATTTACTCGGAAGACCAACTTATAGGAAAGGATAGAAAAGTTTTTGATGGACTGAACGAATTAGGAGATGTAAATGTTTCTTCGGACAACAGATTGTTTGATAAAGAAGATGTTCAAAACAATAATGCAGATGGAGTGTTTTCTAAAGGAATGGTAATAGAGGATACCAAAACCAAGCCAGGAAATGATTTTTATCGATACTTCTATTCCAATTATTTGGCCAACGGTATCGGGGGGGACAAAATAGTAAAAATTAAAGAAGATTTTGCTTTGGCCAGTACCACCAGAATTAGTGTTATAGCAGAGAATGATGTGGTCACGCAGTTTTATGTAAATCCCAGAAGTGATTTTTTAAAAGAAATGGCTCAAAAGTCAGTGTATGCTGTGAACAATTATTTCTTGAGGTTACGGAAAAATAAGGAACAAATTAAAAGATATTGATATGAAATATAGTTTTCTGATTCTTTTTCTCACATTAGGCTTACAGGGGGTAAGTGGTCAACAATTGTCATATAAGCCAATTAATCCCATGTTTGGAGGTGACACCTTTAACTACCAGCAATTAATGGCTTCTGCGGCTGCACAGAATTCGTTCAAGGACCCAGGTTTGGGAAATGAACAAACCGAGTTGGAAAGCTTCAATGAAAATCTTAACCGGCAGGTACTTAGCCAAATTTCCAAATCTGTCCTAAATACGCAATTGGGAGACGAATTAACAGAGGGCACATTTACTGTTGGGGATCTAGCAGTAGAGATTTACGATTCTTTGGAGGGTTTGGTTATCAATATTCTGAATACCACTACAGGGGAACAGTCCCAAGTTATCATCCCCAATTAACTTGATATGAAAATAAAAGAAAAAATATTGGTTTTATTGATTTTTGCAATCAATTATGGTTGTGGAACTTATTTTAACCAGCCAACCACTGTAACGCCTTCTAGAGTGGGTGAGGTATCAACTTATACCAAAACTCTAAAGGACTTTCCCTTGCCAAAGGAACCCGTAGTGGTTGGGGTATATAATTTTAAAGATCAAACTGGCCAATATAAAAGTGTAGAAGCGGGTAGTACGTTTAGTACGGCAATTCCACAAGGAGCAACCACAATTCTCATAAAGGCTTTGGAAGATTCTAAATGGTTTACTCCCATAGAAAGAGAGAACTTAGGGAATTTATTGAATGAGAGAAATATAATCCGTTCAACTCGTGATGAACATAGAAAATCAAATACCAAAGACGTTCCAAGTTTAACACCTTTATTGTTTGCTGGGGTTTTATTGGAAGGAGGGATTGTTTCTTATGATACAAATATAATAACAGGAGGAGCTGGGGCACGTTACTTTGGGGTGGGTGGATCTACGCAATATAGACAGGATCGACTAACGGTATACCTAAGAGCAGTATCCACCTCAAACGGTAAAATCTTAAAGACCGTTTATGTGTCTAAAACCATTCTATCACAATCTATAGACGCAAGCCTATTTCGTTACGTTAGTTTTCAACGAATCTTGGAAGCCGAAACCGGAATAACCAGAAATGAGCCGGTGCAATTAGCATTAAAAGATGCTATTGAAAAAGCGGTTGAGGGTATGATTATAGAAGGTATTGATGATGGACTTTGGGGTACGGCACAAGGTAAGAGAATGGATAATTTTTTGGTTAACGAATATCAAAAGGAAAAACAAATGGACGAGTCCAAACTTCTGTATGATCGTAGACAAAAGCCTATTGTTCATAGAAATACCCTACAGTTTACGGCGGCCTCACCTTTACTAAATGCAGATTTCTCAGAGAAGTCCTTAGGTATAGGAGGGGGGATAGGGTTTTCTAAATCATTTACCCCCAAGTTAAACGCAAATCTTAGTATGGGGTATCTATACTTTACTGGAGGTAATGATTTTTTTAAAGAATATATGAATGCTAATCTTAATCTCGAATACATGATTTTACCTTACGATACGGTAGGTCCGTTTTTGTATGGAGGTGTGGGTATGGCATTTGATTTACATGATAGTTTAGAAGAGCTAAAGGATAATAGTACTGCCCCTAAAGTGCAATTTGGATTAGGCGTAGATGTTTACTTGACACAAAGATTTGATTTGCGTCTGTTTGCGGAAAATAATATAGTTTTTAGTGACACCATAGACGACTTGGTAAATGGTAAAAGAGACGACTTTTATTACAATTTTGGAGTTTCGTTAAAGTATAAATTGGGAAAAGGATACAAATGAAAACAATAATAGATTTTAAGGAAATAGAATATCGCCACCTTTTTTGTAGGGTATTGTTCGTTGGTATTTTTTGGATCTTCGGTTGTTCTGAAGAAACCATAAACGATTTGGATTTTGGAACCTTAACGGGCAATGTTGTATCTAAAGGAGATAATACGCCACTTAAGAATGTTAAGATAAGTACAAGTCCCGTTTCTAATACGGTCTTTACAGATAATGAGGGCAATTTTATTTTGAGTGATATTCAAAGTGGAGAATACTCTGTTCAGGCAGATCTCTTAGATTTTCAAACATCTTTTGAGCCGGCAAATGTCTTGGAGGGAAGAGCAACAAATATAGTTTTTGAGCTTGACTCAACCAGTATTGAAAATAAAGCGCCATTAGCACCCAACTTGATATTTCCAGAAGAAAATACTGATACTTTAGGTACTAAGGTAACTTTTCAGTGGTCCTCTTCTAAGAATGATGATGATGAAATAAATTATATGCTCGAATTGCGAAATGGTGCATCTAACGAAGTAACTATTTACAACGAAATAAAAGATACCCTTTTGGTAGTAGAGAACTTAACTATTGGCAGCAATTATTTCTGGCAAATTTCTGCCACAGATGGTAATGGCCTTCCCGTAAAAAGTACTCTTGGTGGCTTTGCAACAAAAGGTAATGCGTTAAATCGTTTTCTATATGTGAGGAATATTGATGGTAATAACGTTCTCTTTTCTGGGTCAGAACCTATAGGCAGTACCGCTGCTGGTTTAAACCAAAACGAATTACAATTAACAAAGTCTATTTTTAGCAGTTATAAGCCCGTTAAGAACAATACGGTCAATAAAGTTGCTTTTTTGAGAAATGTAGGGGCAGAAACACACCTTTTTACCATGAATTTAGATGGCTCTAATTTGTTACAGGTAACCAAGGCGGTTCCCCTTGCGGGGTTTAGAGAAGACCAATTAGGGTTTTCTTGGTATGACGGAGGAGCTAAATTCTACTTTGCAAATTTTAATAAACTATATGCTATGAATCAAGATGGTTCAGGTCTAGAACTGGTTTATCAGACCGATGCTTCAATTTTTATTACAGATATAACCACAAGCTCGGCAAATGACCTAGTGGCCATAAAAACGAATGACCTAGAAGGGTATAGTGCTAAAATCTCATTGATAGACGTGAATACGGATACGGAAGAGCAAATAATTATTTCAGGAGAACCTGGAGCTATTGGAGGATTGGATTTTTCTTCGGATGGATTAAGAATCATATTTACTAGAGATGTCTCAGGTGCAGAGAATACAGAATATAGACAATTTGATTCTCGCATCTTTGAATATGTTATTGCAACTGACGTAACTACGGAAATAGACACATCAAAGGAAGATGGAACTAACGATTTTGATGCCCAATATGCACCTAATGACGGAGCAATAATTTTTGTAAATACGTCTAATGATGGGGTATCTGAAAACAAAATCTACAGAGTAGTTCCCAGTGATAATAATAGAAAACAAACTTTGTTTTACGATGCATTTATGCCCAATTGGGAGTAGATATTAATAAAAAGAGATTAATGTGGGTCAGCCTTAAAAAGAATTACAAAAACATTTTGAGATTCTTTTTGAGGCTGAATTGATAAAGCAAAAAATCGAGGTATAAACCTCGGTTTTTTTGTTTTAAAGAGTTTCCTGGGGATGTATTAATGATTTATTACTGCTGCTTGTCCTCCTTCACGCACATAAGTGTCTATAGTTCCTCCAGAAAGATTCTGATAAATACTGCTACCGCCATAATCACGGGCACTTATGCTTATAGGGGTGCCTCCTGTTGGACTTCCTTTAGCTATAAAAGTACCTTGAAGAATAGTTCCCGTTAATGGCGCTGATGAGTCACCTGTCCAAGATATAAGGTCGCTTTGGGTGGAAAAATTAGTGCGTTGCCAAGGACTGGTTATTGTAGCGTTAAATTCAAGAAAAAGGGGCTGAAAAACCATTTCTAATCTTTGTAATCCTCCTGCATCACTTCCAGTAAGTACAAAGTTATATTCATCATCTTCCCGTAGTAGTAATTGAAAATTATCAAAATCATCACCTTGGTCAAAGGTATGGTCAAAATCGTTTCCATAAATCCGTATCGAGAAATTTGGGTCTACATCATCGGTTGCAGGTATTTCAGTTTCACAGCTGACAATTGTTGTTACGAGGAATATTGCCGCAGCTTGTTGAAGTGTTTTTTTGAAGGTGGTTTTACAAGTTTTCATAATTAATAGTGTTTAATTTTTATAATATATTTTGAGATTTCAAAAAGGGTCAGTGATCTTTATTAGAAAAGAATTTTAAAAAGGAGGGACAGAATAATCGTAAATGCAAGAATCAAAATTCGTTTTATCAGTTCTAATTTTTCATAAGTGTTCTAATCTTCATTTTTATGTTCAGTACTTTGTGTGCAATATGTGGAATAGGTTAACATGGTTTTTCTTTTAATTAAAAATAAGGTTGTTTCTGTTGCTTGGGTCAGTTTTTGGCATCTTCTGTTTTAACTTCGCCCAACATTTTGTTAATTTTTATTTTAAGTTCTTCTTTCTTCGTGGGGTCATTGCCTAGATCAATGATCTCATACTGTTCAGTAAGGGCTTGCTTCATTTCATCTGACATATCCATATTTTCTATCAATTCAAGATAGTTGGTTGCGTCACCTACCGGGTTTTCTGCTCCCGCTCCCATCAAATCAAATGTTTGACCTAGAACCTTTGTCTGCTCGTCTAGAAGATTCATTTGTTTAGTGGTATCTATTTGCGATTTGTTTTTGGTTTGCTGAGCTTGGGAAAAAGTAACCAAGCTAAATGCAACTATCGTAAGTGCTGTGGTAATGGTTTTCATAATTATAACTTTGTTTGTTTTTCTTTAATGCAGGAGTTAAGCCAAGGTTAACATTGCGCATAAAAAAACCTCAGTGTAAGCCGAGGTTTTTTGTTCGCTAGATGTTCTAATTAATTTTATATCCTTCAAACCAACTTCCGGTGCCATCTACGCGTACATCGATATCAGAAGAATAGTTGCGTAGATACAAAAACACTTCCTGGCCTTCGGTTAAGTAAAAAATTCCACTTACGTTAATTTTTGTATCGTCTCCATCAACAATTTGGTTAAATCTTGCATTTACATCTATGTTAAAATGAAGTCTAAAAAAAGCATTTGTAACATTATTCGATTGTCGGATATAGGCTTGCAAAAAATAGTAACCGGTTTCTTGAACCACATATCGTTTAGTAGATCTGTTAAAGCCATTTGCAGAATCATAACCTATGATTTCCCAAATATCCGCTTCTATAGTTGTACCTCCGTTTAAGTCCTTAACAGCAAACCCACTTCCTGCAACCTTAAAATATATTGGATTAAATTCTGCATCTTGCCCATCAACACCATTGCGGCCGTCAACACCGGGTTCTCCATCAATACCATCCTGTCCGTTAGCACCGTCTTGTCCGGCAATACCTTGCTCACCTTGTGGCCCTGCTGGGCCTGTAGCTCCCATAGGTCCTTCCGGTCCTTCTTTTGTACAGGAAGATAAAACCAAGAAAATTAAGAAGAATATGCCTCTCGTAAGTTTAAAAGTAGTTTTCATAATTATAGTTTTAAAGAAGTTTCACTTTTATGTTCAAATTGAAAAAAGGTTAACA from Zobellia alginiliquefaciens includes:
- a CDS encoding CsgE family curli-type amyloid fiber assembly protein — encoded protein: MKYFLCILTITIFFPVPAIGQTYNKEVEAKIKLNVQEDKVVIITGTAYNITETNKSLRYVLSVIKSGVNGNNTKNDQQGRLVLQPGEKKELSTTTVNIIEDDRTIILLLIYSEDQLIGKDRKVFDGLNELGDVNVSSDNRLFDKEDVQNNNADGVFSKGMVIEDTKTKPGNDFYRYFYSNYLANGIGGDKIVKIKEDFALASTTRISVIAENDVVTQFYVNPRSDFLKEMAQKSVYAVNNYFLRLRKNKEQIKRY
- a CDS encoding curli assembly protein CsgF; the protein is MKYSFLILFLTLGLQGVSGQQLSYKPINPMFGGDTFNYQQLMASAAAQNSFKDPGLGNEQTELESFNENLNRQVLSQISKSVLNTQLGDELTEGTFTVGDLAVEIYDSLEGLVINILNTTTGEQSQVIIPN
- a CDS encoding CsgG/HfaB family protein, encoding MKIKEKILVLLIFAINYGCGTYFNQPTTVTPSRVGEVSTYTKTLKDFPLPKEPVVVGVYNFKDQTGQYKSVEAGSTFSTAIPQGATTILIKALEDSKWFTPIERENLGNLLNERNIIRSTRDEHRKSNTKDVPSLTPLLFAGVLLEGGIVSYDTNIITGGAGARYFGVGGSTQYRQDRLTVYLRAVSTSNGKILKTVYVSKTILSQSIDASLFRYVSFQRILEAETGITRNEPVQLALKDAIEKAVEGMIIEGIDDGLWGTAQGKRMDNFLVNEYQKEKQMDESKLLYDRRQKPIVHRNTLQFTAASPLLNADFSEKSLGIGGGIGFSKSFTPKLNANLSMGYLYFTGGNDFFKEYMNANLNLEYMILPYDTVGPFLYGGVGMAFDLHDSLEELKDNSTAPKVQFGLGVDVYLTQRFDLRLFAENNIVFSDTIDDLVNGKRDDFYYNFGVSLKYKLGKGYK
- a CDS encoding carboxypeptidase-like regulatory domain-containing protein, encoding MKTIIDFKEIEYRHLFCRVLFVGIFWIFGCSEETINDLDFGTLTGNVVSKGDNTPLKNVKISTSPVSNTVFTDNEGNFILSDIQSGEYSVQADLLDFQTSFEPANVLEGRATNIVFELDSTSIENKAPLAPNLIFPEENTDTLGTKVTFQWSSSKNDDDEINYMLELRNGASNEVTIYNEIKDTLLVVENLTIGSNYFWQISATDGNGLPVKSTLGGFATKGNALNRFLYVRNIDGNNVLFSGSEPIGSTAAGLNQNELQLTKSIFSSYKPVKNNTVNKVAFLRNVGAETHLFTMNLDGSNLLQVTKAVPLAGFREDQLGFSWYDGGAKFYFANFNKLYAMNQDGSGLELVYQTDASIFITDITTSSANDLVAIKTNDLEGYSAKISLIDVNTDTEEQIIISGEPGAIGGLDFSSDGLRIIFTRDVSGAENTEYRQFDSRIFEYVIATDVTTEIDTSKEDGTNDFDAQYAPNDGAIIFVNTSNDGVSENKIYRVVPSDNNRKQTLFYDAFMPNWE